The proteins below are encoded in one region of Paenisporosarcina cavernae:
- a CDS encoding cupin domain-containing protein — protein MVYELKGLIVIRYVSPMFSIPSQISNTMPMQHQLPPTQTASSYQIPPCYCHIPEQTSYPTDYGPQPFVFNIEEAAHMNRTFRTSIWTGKHLQLTLMCVPPCEEIGKEMHSNLDQFIRIEEGQGAVFIGQNQDALTYSQAVMQGDAIIIPAGTWHNIMNTGPYPLKVSSIYAPPNHPFGTVHVTKQDGEYASEMEMQQGIPMIDGKTPDEWIMHTEFLVEEGLEDVKKGINSLHLLQEFILMGVLVGKGYSPEVAYETVEQWEKTGESKLLQQSKNM, from the coding sequence ATGGTATACGAACTGAAAGGACTGATTGTTATCCGTTACGTATCTCCAATGTTTTCGATTCCCTCACAAATTTCTAATACGATGCCGATGCAACATCAACTCCCTCCTACTCAAACTGCTTCTTCGTACCAAATTCCTCCTTGTTATTGCCACATACCCGAGCAAACTAGCTACCCGACTGATTATGGACCCCAACCGTTTGTCTTCAATATAGAAGAAGCCGCTCATATGAATCGAACATTTAGAACTTCTATTTGGACAGGGAAACATTTACAACTCACACTTATGTGTGTGCCTCCCTGCGAGGAAATAGGTAAAGAAATGCATTCTAATTTGGACCAATTTATTCGCATAGAAGAAGGTCAAGGTGCTGTGTTTATTGGACAAAATCAAGATGCGCTGACTTATTCCCAAGCTGTTATGCAAGGTGATGCCATCATCATTCCCGCGGGAACTTGGCATAATATCATGAATACAGGACCGTATCCGTTAAAAGTTTCTTCTATTTATGCGCCACCAAACCACCCATTTGGGACCGTGCATGTAACAAAACAGGATGGAGAATATGCTTCAGAAATGGAGATGCAACAGGGAATCCCGATGATTGATGGGAAAACTCCTGATGAGTGGATTATGCACACCGAATTTTTAGTAGAAGAAGGATTGGAGGATGTAAAAAAGGGAATAAATTCACTTCATCTTCTTCAAGAATTTATTCTCATGGGAGTTCTTGTTGGTAAAGGGTATTCTCCTGAAGTAGCATACGAAACCGTTGAACAATGGGAAAAAACAGGAGAATCAAAATTACTTCAACAAAGTAAAAACATGTAG
- a CDS encoding DUF2225 domain-containing protein has product MELSPFYTKQIECLHCKEKFEITKIRSKFVKVDHQETDFQPIYANPEVNPILYNAFVCEHCGFAFTEDFTKYFAPGVKDEIKEKISSKWIPRSLGGERNRTEAITAYKLAILSGTLKHEKHVTLAGLSMRTAWIYRLEEDTEQELRFVTLARNSYEESYSNEDYAGTQMSEVRVLYMIAELSRRIGDREKATRFFSRVIEKQKSTVEPKLIEMAKDRWQEMREEKEKGIVS; this is encoded by the coding sequence ATGGAATTGAGTCCTTTTTATACAAAACAAATCGAATGTTTACACTGCAAAGAGAAATTTGAGATTACGAAGATCCGAAGTAAATTTGTGAAAGTTGACCATCAGGAGACGGACTTTCAACCAATCTATGCAAATCCTGAAGTAAATCCAATCCTTTACAATGCTTTTGTGTGTGAACATTGCGGTTTTGCATTTACAGAAGATTTCACCAAGTATTTTGCCCCTGGCGTAAAAGATGAAATTAAGGAGAAGATTTCCTCTAAATGGATTCCACGCTCATTAGGTGGAGAACGTAATCGCACGGAAGCGATTACTGCATATAAACTTGCTATCTTAAGCGGCACGTTAAAACACGAAAAACATGTAACATTAGCTGGTCTTTCCATGCGTACAGCTTGGATCTATCGTTTGGAAGAGGATACAGAACAAGAATTGCGATTTGTCACACTAGCACGTAATTCATATGAAGAATCGTATTCGAATGAAGATTATGCCGGAACACAAATGTCCGAAGTGCGTGTCCTTTACATGATTGCCGAATTATCAAGAAGAATTGGCGATCGAGAAAAAGCGACTCGATTCTTTTCACGAGTAATCGAAAAACAAAAGTCTACGGTTGAACCAAAATTGATTGAAATGGCTAAAGATCGTTGGCAAGAAATGCGAGAAGAAAAAGAAAAAGGAATCGTTTCTTAA
- a CDS encoding YuiA family protein: MNSMNHVAKKECPYCKGNGYFQLRLGGSETCTCCRGTGKK, from the coding sequence ATGAACAGCATGAATCATGTAGCCAAAAAAGAATGTCCATATTGTAAAGGGAACGGGTATTTTCAATTACGACTTGGAGGATCGGAGACATGCACGTGTTGTCGAGGAACCGGGAAGAAGTAA
- a CDS encoding NUDIX domain-containing protein, whose amino-acid sequence MPKDRPNVWLGVSALVVNEANEWLMVKKKYGGLKGKWSFPAGFVENDETVDEAAIREVKEETGVDISIHAIIGFRTGVIQEIISDNMVIFRAVPISQDQPLIAQTREIEEVAWLSPLELKGETNVSVMVHHLVEKELKQGLTSIDGIHPGNQFGYSSYKLFFE is encoded by the coding sequence ATGCCAAAAGATCGTCCTAATGTTTGGTTAGGCGTTTCCGCATTAGTTGTAAATGAAGCCAACGAATGGCTAATGGTAAAAAAGAAATATGGTGGCTTAAAAGGAAAATGGTCATTCCCAGCAGGGTTTGTGGAGAATGACGAAACCGTAGATGAAGCAGCCATACGAGAAGTAAAAGAGGAGACAGGGGTGGATATTTCCATTCATGCGATTATCGGATTTCGAACAGGTGTCATTCAGGAGATTATTAGTGATAATATGGTCATTTTTCGAGCCGTTCCCATTTCTCAAGATCAACCATTGATTGCGCAAACGCGTGAGATTGAAGAAGTTGCATGGCTATCTCCACTAGAATTAAAGGGAGAAACTAATGTATCGGTTATGGTACATCACCTCGTGGAAAAAGAATTAAAACAAGGGCTTACATCAATTGATGGTATTCATCCTGGCAATCAATTTGGCTACTCCTCCTATAAATTATTTTTTGAATAG
- a CDS encoding leucyl aminopeptidase — protein sequence MSIEVKDLSFQEIQADLLVVGVYRNPENTTNWEIFSTNIDDNVSALVKNGFISTDEKKITKVPVVKEGTLQQVWYVGLGDRKQTNEDVLRAAFAKVGKELVSEKKSNMAIWLDSFQAVDVEVEDVAYLFTEGISLGRYTVPHYKTASTTADAYLDYVEVLTEADSQEITGYLEIGTIYGDATNEARSLVNMPSNILTATKMAEYAKELAEKYEFDYEELGKAEMEELGMGAILAVNKGSKEEPKMIIIKYRANEHWDDVVGLVGKGVTYDTGGYSIKPKDGLVGMKGDMGGAAAVLGAMQIIGETRPNKNVMAVIGATDNMISGDAFKPDDVIVSYSGKSIEVLNTDAEGRLVLADAVTYAKQQGANYIVDVATLTGGVIVALGMDKTGALTNNEEFFETFMEAALETGEFVWRLPLTESDKKRIRKSDVADLNNSPGRDGHMIFGGGFVGEFVENTPWIHLDIAGTSDASAAHDLGPKGGTGVMVRSLATLIERMAINEIEEK from the coding sequence ATGTCTATTGAGGTTAAAGATCTTTCATTTCAAGAAATTCAAGCAGATTTACTAGTTGTAGGGGTGTATCGTAATCCTGAAAACACCACAAATTGGGAAATTTTTTCAACAAACATTGATGACAATGTATCCGCATTGGTGAAAAATGGTTTTATCTCTACTGATGAAAAGAAAATCACAAAAGTTCCTGTTGTAAAAGAAGGAACACTTCAACAAGTGTGGTATGTAGGTTTAGGCGACCGTAAACAGACGAACGAGGATGTACTTCGTGCTGCATTTGCGAAAGTGGGAAAAGAATTAGTTTCAGAAAAGAAATCAAACATGGCCATCTGGCTCGACTCGTTTCAAGCAGTGGATGTAGAGGTGGAAGATGTTGCTTACTTATTCACCGAAGGGATATCGTTAGGTCGTTACACAGTTCCTCATTATAAAACTGCTTCTACCACAGCTGATGCTTATTTAGATTATGTGGAAGTCTTAACTGAAGCAGATTCGCAAGAAATTACAGGGTATTTAGAAATTGGAACGATTTACGGTGATGCAACGAATGAAGCTCGATCACTCGTGAATATGCCTTCTAATATTTTAACTGCGACGAAAATGGCGGAGTATGCAAAAGAATTGGCGGAAAAATACGAGTTTGATTATGAAGAACTAGGTAAGGCTGAGATGGAAGAGCTCGGAATGGGAGCAATTTTAGCTGTTAATAAAGGATCCAAAGAAGAACCGAAAATGATTATTATTAAATATCGTGCGAATGAGCATTGGGACGACGTCGTGGGCTTAGTCGGAAAAGGTGTTACGTATGATACTGGAGGATATTCCATTAAACCGAAAGACGGATTAGTGGGGATGAAAGGTGATATGGGAGGAGCTGCAGCTGTTTTAGGTGCAATGCAAATTATTGGCGAAACTCGTCCCAATAAAAATGTCATGGCCGTTATTGGGGCTACAGACAACATGATTTCAGGAGATGCATTCAAACCAGATGATGTTATTGTGTCCTATAGCGGTAAATCGATTGAAGTATTAAATACGGATGCAGAAGGCCGTTTAGTGTTAGCTGATGCTGTAACGTATGCGAAACAACAAGGTGCAAATTATATCGTAGATGTTGCCACTCTTACAGGTGGAGTAATTGTTGCACTTGGTATGGACAAGACAGGTGCTTTAACAAACAATGAAGAATTTTTCGAAACATTTATGGAAGCTGCATTGGAAACGGGCGAATTTGTTTGGAGATTGCCGTTAACAGAAAGTGATAAAAAACGAATTCGGAAGAGTGACGTTGCAGACCTAAACAACTCACCGGGTAGAGATGGCCACATGATTTTCGGTGGCGGGTTTGTAGGTGAATTCGTGGAAAATACTCCTTGGATTCATTTAGATATCGCAGGTACTTCAGACGCAAGCGCTGCACATGACTTAGGACCAAAAGGCGGTACCGGAGTCATGGTGAGATCATTAGCTACATTGATCGAACGTATGGCGATTAATGAAATTGAGGAAAAATAG
- a CDS encoding NAD(P)/FAD-dependent oxidoreductase has translation MKRPTILVLGAGYGGLSTVVNLQKNIGSDFADITLINQNSYHYESTWLHEASAGTLRPDQVRYDIKDVINENKVKFVQATVEGIDVDGKTVTTNNGVFSYDYLVIGLGFEGETFGITGLDKYAFSIANVKAARQIREHIEYQFATWSMEEEKDDSRLTIVVGGAGFTGIEFLGELGNRVPELCKEFDVPQEKVRVVCVEAAPMVLPGFDPELVDYAVGHLQSKGIEFSIGTPVVEATPEGVKIKKGEEEFEFIKAGTVVWAAGVRGNRLIEATSIENMRARVKVEPDMRAPGYPDVFIVGDCALLINEEINRPYPPTAQIAMQQGETIAKNLIALVNGTDTQTFVPDLKGSVCSLGEDDAIGVVFGKKVTGAKASFMKKMVDNRALFMLGGPSLVVKKGKFNLL, from the coding sequence GTGAAAAGACCGACAATATTAGTATTAGGTGCCGGATACGGTGGCTTATCAACGGTAGTAAACTTACAAAAGAACATTGGTTCCGATTTTGCAGATATTACATTAATTAACCAAAACTCATATCACTATGAATCAACTTGGTTACATGAGGCTTCTGCAGGAACACTACGTCCTGATCAAGTTCGTTATGATATTAAAGATGTAATTAATGAAAATAAAGTTAAATTCGTTCAAGCAACTGTTGAGGGAATTGATGTAGACGGAAAAACAGTAACAACAAATAACGGCGTATTCTCATACGATTATTTAGTTATTGGACTTGGATTCGAAGGTGAAACTTTCGGAATAACTGGTTTAGATAAATATGCGTTCTCGATTGCTAACGTAAAAGCTGCTCGTCAAATTCGGGAACACATCGAGTACCAATTTGCCACTTGGTCAATGGAAGAAGAAAAAGATGATAGCCGTCTAACAATCGTTGTTGGTGGAGCTGGCTTTACAGGTATCGAGTTCTTAGGTGAACTAGGAAATCGTGTACCGGAATTGTGTAAAGAATTTGATGTTCCTCAAGAGAAAGTTCGTGTGGTTTGCGTAGAAGCTGCACCAATGGTATTACCAGGATTTGACCCAGAGTTAGTCGATTACGCTGTAGGTCATTTACAATCAAAAGGAATTGAATTCTCTATTGGAACACCAGTTGTGGAAGCGACTCCAGAAGGTGTGAAAATTAAAAAAGGCGAAGAAGAATTTGAATTCATCAAAGCAGGTACAGTAGTATGGGCTGCAGGAGTTCGTGGAAACCGTCTGATTGAAGCTACATCGATTGAAAACATGCGTGCTCGAGTGAAAGTAGAACCAGATATGCGTGCTCCTGGATATCCAGATGTCTTCATCGTGGGAGACTGTGCGCTTTTAATTAACGAAGAAATTAATCGTCCATATCCTCCAACTGCACAAATTGCAATGCAACAAGGGGAAACGATTGCGAAAAATCTAATCGCACTTGTTAATGGAACAGATACTCAGACATTTGTTCCAGATCTAAAAGGTAGTGTCTGTTCACTTGGTGAAGACGATGCGATTGGTGTTGTTTTTGGCAAAAAAGTGACAGGTGCGAAAGCATCCTTCATGAAAAAAATGGTCGACAATCGTGCGTTATTCATGCTAGGTGGTCCATCATTAGTCGTGAAAAAAGGAAAATTTAATTTGCTATAA
- a CDS encoding ABC transporter permease encodes MFLAWSEIKRNKLRFSLITGVLMLVAYLVFFLSGLATGLENLNREAVDKWEASGIVLTQESDKNLPQSFMTLDDADKVDASEKAVIAMTNAIATSNDLKANVAIFGINEDEFIMPEPTSGEVFASENEVIAGESLKDDGFEIGDELELSSSEEVLTIVGFTDSARFNAAPVLYTDLKTFNQVKFGEAASENEDQINGVVIKDESVKNTMSDDDFEVLEIEEFITSLPGYTEQSLTLSFMIYFLFIISSVIVAIFLYVLTVQKISMFGVMKAQGISSGYLAKSVVAQTFLLAIIGVVVGFLLTLLTGKFLPAAVPVSFDIPTMLIYGSILIVVAIAGAVFSVWTIVKIDPLKAIGG; translated from the coding sequence ATGTTTTTAGCATGGAGCGAGATTAAGCGAAATAAGCTGCGATTTAGTTTAATCACAGGCGTGTTAATGTTGGTAGCGTATCTTGTGTTCTTTTTATCTGGATTAGCGACTGGCTTAGAAAATTTAAATCGCGAAGCAGTGGATAAATGGGAAGCTTCAGGTATTGTGTTAACACAAGAGTCTGACAAAAATTTGCCTCAATCATTTATGACGTTGGATGATGCGGATAAAGTGGACGCGTCTGAAAAAGCCGTCATCGCGATGACAAATGCGATTGCGACATCAAATGATTTGAAAGCCAATGTGGCGATATTTGGGATTAATGAAGATGAGTTTATTATGCCGGAACCTACTAGTGGAGAAGTCTTTGCATCTGAAAATGAAGTGATTGCAGGGGAATCCCTAAAAGATGATGGGTTCGAAATTGGCGATGAGTTAGAACTCTCTTCCTCAGAAGAAGTGCTAACAATTGTTGGCTTTACCGATTCCGCTAGATTTAACGCAGCCCCAGTATTGTATACCGATCTTAAGACGTTTAATCAAGTGAAGTTTGGAGAAGCGGCTTCCGAAAATGAAGATCAAATCAATGGTGTAGTGATAAAAGACGAATCGGTTAAAAATACGATGAGCGATGACGATTTTGAAGTATTGGAAATCGAAGAATTCATCACAAGTTTACCGGGCTATACAGAGCAAAGTTTAACTTTAAGCTTTATGATTTATTTCTTATTTATTATTTCATCAGTTATCGTAGCAATCTTTTTATATGTCCTCACTGTGCAAAAGATTAGTATGTTTGGCGTCATGAAAGCGCAGGGTATTTCAAGCGGATATCTGGCTAAATCGGTTGTAGCACAAACATTCTTGCTCGCGATTATTGGGGTAGTTGTAGGGTTTTTACTCACTCTATTAACTGGTAAGTTCTTACCAGCTGCTGTACCCGTTTCGTTTGATATACCAACGATGTTAATTTACGGTTCTATTTTAATCGTGGTTGCAATTGCAGGCGCAGTATTCTCCGTTTGGACAATTGTGAAAATAGATCCATTGAAAGCGATAGGAGGGTGA
- a CDS encoding YuzD family protein has protein sequence MAEKNVHIEIYGTEIVCASCVNAPSSIDTYEWLQAAITRKYPDQSFTIDYIDIEQPIENDRQKDWAQKVQEDEYFYPLVLVENEVIGEGYIQLKPVYASLEAHGFIPKND, from the coding sequence ATGGCTGAAAAAAATGTGCACATTGAAATTTATGGAACGGAAATAGTATGCGCTAGCTGTGTTAATGCTCCATCTTCCATCGATACATACGAGTGGTTACAAGCTGCGATAACAAGAAAATATCCAGACCAATCTTTCACGATTGACTATATCGATATTGAACAGCCAATTGAGAATGATCGACAAAAAGATTGGGCTCAAAAAGTTCAAGAAGATGAATATTTCTATCCATTAGTATTAGTGGAAAATGAAGTAATTGGAGAAGGATATATTCAGTTGAAACCAGTTTACGCTTCGCTTGAAGCGCATGGATTTATTCCTAAAAATGACTAA
- a CDS encoding divergent PAP2 family protein — protein MELFANTPLWAALFGIFFAQFVKIPIYYLIGGKWDWDLFTSTGGMPSSHSAAVTALTTAVAFEEGIGSTLFAVSAIFAVIVMFDATGVRFQAGQQAIIINQLRNDFTSFVNQSKDWAHKKNEEKIEELKTLLGHKPSEVFMGAITGILISVILYVFIL, from the coding sequence ATGGAACTATTTGCGAATACACCTTTGTGGGCAGCACTGTTCGGAATATTTTTTGCTCAATTTGTGAAGATACCTATTTACTATTTAATCGGGGGAAAATGGGATTGGGATTTGTTTACCTCAACAGGTGGTATGCCAAGCTCTCACTCCGCAGCTGTGACAGCACTTACGACAGCAGTAGCTTTTGAAGAAGGAATTGGATCTACTTTGTTCGCTGTATCAGCAATCTTTGCTGTCATTGTCATGTTTGACGCGACGGGAGTAAGATTCCAAGCTGGACAACAAGCAATAATAATCAACCAACTTCGAAACGATTTTACCTCGTTTGTGAATCAATCGAAGGATTGGGCACACAAGAAAAATGAAGAGAAAATCGAAGAACTGAAGACGTTGCTCGGTCATAAACCAAGTGAGGTATTTATGGGAGCAATTACAGGTATTTTAATATCGGTCATATTGTATGTCTTTATCTTATAG
- a CDS encoding YuiB family protein has product MDGNFSLVQLVLSSVIFLVMFFGIAFLINMLLRMTWAVAIAYPIIILFVIDDLAMFDYFAKPSSTFQALGEKLVNLQVADYLILGFGLLGTIIAGFVIKYLRKNGYQMF; this is encoded by the coding sequence ATGGACGGTAATTTTTCACTAGTACAATTAGTACTTTCAAGCGTCATTTTTTTAGTGATGTTTTTTGGAATAGCGTTTTTAATTAACATGTTATTACGAATGACTTGGGCAGTTGCAATCGCGTACCCCATTATTATTTTATTTGTTATTGACGACTTAGCAATGTTCGATTACTTTGCAAAGCCTTCTAGCACGTTTCAAGCACTAGGAGAGAAGCTAGTAAACTTGCAAGTAGCAGACTATTTAATTCTAGGGTTTGGTCTATTAGGAACTATAATTGCAGGTTTTGTTATCAAATACTTACGGAAAAATGGCTATCAAATGTTTTAA
- a CDS encoding NifU family protein → MTETPMMESVQEVLDKLRPFLLRDGGDCELVDVEDGIVKLRLLGACGSCPSSTITLKAGIERALLEEVPGVVEVEQVF, encoded by the coding sequence ATGACTGAAACACCAATGATGGAATCTGTTCAGGAAGTTTTAGATAAATTACGTCCATTCTTACTCCGCGATGGTGGAGATTGCGAACTTGTTGATGTGGAAGATGGTATTGTAAAATTACGACTTCTTGGAGCATGTGGAAGTTGTCCAAGTTCGACCATTACATTAAAGGCTGGTATTGAACGTGCTTTATTAGAAGAAGTACCAGGAGTAGTGGAAGTTGAACAAGTATTTTAA
- a CDS encoding HesB/IscA family protein has translation MTETVILTEAAAFHVKEMMRENEEENAFLRVAVHGGGCSGLSYGMGFTHEIEQQDVTLSQHGITIVVSKDDAPILNGTEIDYKQSLMGGGFTINNPNAIASCGCGSSFRTATKVGTPENC, from the coding sequence ATGACTGAAACTGTTATTTTAACGGAAGCAGCAGCTTTTCATGTAAAAGAAATGATGCGTGAAAATGAAGAAGAGAATGCCTTTTTACGGGTGGCTGTTCATGGTGGAGGGTGCAGTGGACTTTCCTATGGAATGGGATTTACACACGAAATTGAGCAGCAAGATGTCACGCTTTCTCAACATGGCATCACAATCGTCGTATCGAAAGATGATGCACCAATTTTAAATGGTACTGAAATTGATTATAAACAATCGTTAATGGGCGGTGGATTTACGATTAATAATCCAAATGCAATTGCATCATGTGGCTGTGGGTCTTCTTTCCGTACGGCTACTAAAGTGGGGACTCCAGAGAACTGTTAA
- a CDS encoding YuzB family protein, which yields MNPMVEFCISNIANGSQEAFEKLERDPNLDVLEYGCLSYCTICSESLFAVVNGDIVRGETPDELVENIYRHIEENPLF from the coding sequence ATGAATCCAATGGTTGAATTTTGTATAAGTAATATCGCGAATGGTTCGCAAGAAGCGTTTGAAAAGCTCGAGCGAGACCCCAATTTAGATGTTTTAGAGTATGGTTGTTTAAGCTATTGCACCATCTGCTCTGAATCTCTCTTCGCCGTTGTTAATGGTGATATCGTGCGTGGAGAAACTCCAGACGAATTAGTGGAAAACATTTATCGTCATATAGAAGAAAATCCTTTATTTTAA
- a CDS encoding NAD(P)/FAD-dependent oxidoreductase codes for MKKLVLLGGGYGNMRVLLRLLPSNLPDDVEITLIDRIPFHSLKTEFYALAAGTISDQEVRVSFPEHDRLKLVSGEVSTIDRENKQVVLENGEAISYDDLVIGLGCEDKYHGVPGADEHTYSIQTIRKSRETYKTLCGLPSGSVVGIVGAGLSGIELASELRESRSDLTIKLFDRSPRILRDFPERLSNFVKKWFDTHNVEVVSSSNITKVEPHMLYNHEETIPVDAVVWTAGIQPVKPVRDLGGDTDSIGRVVLAPHHHLPTDEHVYVVGDCAALPYAPSAQLAEFQAEQIVQVLTAKWKGKELPETLPEIKLKGFLGSLGKKQGFAYLADRTVTGRIARLLKSGVLWMYKWHNG; via the coding sequence ATGAAAAAATTAGTACTTTTAGGTGGAGGGTACGGCAATATGCGTGTGTTATTGCGTTTGTTACCTTCCAATTTACCAGATGATGTAGAAATAACATTAATCGACCGAATACCGTTTCATAGTTTGAAAACAGAATTTTATGCGTTAGCAGCAGGGACGATTTCAGATCAAGAAGTTCGTGTTTCATTCCCAGAACACGATCGCTTAAAATTAGTCAGTGGAGAAGTGTCTACGATTGATCGAGAGAATAAGCAAGTTGTTCTGGAAAACGGAGAAGCTATCTCTTACGATGATTTAGTCATTGGACTTGGTTGCGAGGATAAATATCACGGAGTACCAGGAGCGGATGAACATACCTACAGCATTCAGACAATCCGTAAATCACGTGAGACATACAAAACGTTATGCGGTTTACCTTCTGGATCGGTAGTTGGGATTGTAGGGGCAGGGTTGTCGGGGATTGAACTTGCGAGTGAATTACGTGAATCTCGTTCTGATTTAACCATCAAGCTATTTGACCGCAGTCCTCGTATTTTACGTGATTTCCCTGAGCGTTTAAGTAACTTTGTGAAAAAGTGGTTTGATACACATAATGTCGAAGTTGTGAGCAGTTCCAACATCACAAAAGTGGAACCTCATATGCTGTATAATCACGAAGAAACAATCCCAGTTGATGCAGTTGTGTGGACGGCAGGTATTCAACCTGTGAAACCAGTGCGTGATTTAGGTGGGGATACAGACTCCATTGGTCGAGTAGTATTAGCTCCTCATCATCATTTACCAACGGACGAGCATGTGTATGTCGTGGGAGATTGTGCAGCACTACCTTACGCTCCAAGTGCACAGTTAGCAGAGTTCCAAGCAGAACAAATTGTTCAGGTGTTGACTGCAAAGTGGAAAGGGAAAGAATTACCTGAGACTTTGCCAGAGATTAAGTTAAAAGGATTCTTAGGTTCCTTAGGGAAAAAGCAAGGATTTGCTTATTTAGCAGATCGCACGGTTACAGGAAGAATTGCTCGATTGTTAAAATCAGGCGTTCTATGGATGTATAAATGGCATAATGGATGA
- a CDS encoding ABC transporter ATP-binding protein has product MAVLEFKRVAKTFGEGRQKVDALKETDFIAEKGELIAVIGPSGSGKSTFLTIAGGLQTPSKGKVFINDTEMTTLSEKKRSKIRLSEIGFILQSSNLVPFLTVDQQMRLIAKVKKDNMTQKQLEELYEDLGIAELKDKYPSDLSGGERQRTAIAKALYSNPSILLADEPTASLDSDRAYEVMELLKKETKSKNTTTIVVTHDTRLIDYCDKVYKMTDGSLKLQEKNE; this is encoded by the coding sequence ATGGCAGTTTTAGAGTTTAAACGAGTAGCTAAGACGTTTGGTGAAGGACGTCAAAAAGTAGATGCTTTAAAAGAAACAGATTTTATTGCCGAAAAAGGGGAGCTAATTGCGGTTATTGGTCCATCTGGTTCCGGTAAAAGTACGTTCCTTACGATTGCAGGAGGCTTACAAACACCTTCCAAAGGAAAAGTTTTTATCAATGATACCGAAATGACCACACTGTCCGAAAAGAAACGTTCGAAAATACGTTTAAGTGAGATTGGATTTATCTTGCAGTCGTCTAATTTAGTTCCCTTTCTTACTGTAGACCAGCAAATGAGATTAATTGCGAAAGTCAAAAAAGACAATATGACACAAAAGCAATTAGAAGAACTATATGAGGATTTAGGAATTGCAGAGTTGAAAGATAAATACCCTAGCGATTTATCGGGCGGTGAAAGGCAACGTACAGCGATAGCAAAAGCTCTTTATAGTAATCCTTCCATCTTACTTGCGGATGAACCTACAGCTTCACTTGATTCCGATCGTGCATACGAAGTAATGGAGCTATTGAAAAAAGAAACGAAAAGCAAAAATACCACAACAATTGTTGTTACCCATGATACTCGTTTAATCGATTATTGTGATAAAGTATATAAAATGACTGATGGCTCTCTCAAGTTGCAAGAAAAGAACGAGTAA